A single Blastococcus colisei DNA region contains:
- a CDS encoding DUF721 domain-containing protein: MNEDRPARPSDIARAALEAARAASAARPQPTRRRIAGPRRKWTGAGPGADDPQPLGRLVDSLVTEQDWSERTRVGAVFGRWSALVGPDIAEHCRPETLTEGELLVIAESTAWATQLRLLAPTILGKLRAQIGGDVVTRLRVVGPTAPSWKKGPRSVRGRGPRDTYG, from the coding sequence GTGAACGAGGACCGGCCGGCGCGCCCGAGCGACATCGCCCGCGCCGCGCTGGAGGCGGCCCGGGCCGCCTCCGCCGCCCGCCCGCAGCCGACGCGACGGCGGATCGCCGGTCCCCGGCGGAAGTGGACCGGCGCGGGGCCGGGCGCCGACGACCCCCAGCCGCTCGGCCGGCTGGTGGACTCGCTGGTCACGGAGCAGGACTGGTCCGAGCGCACCCGGGTCGGCGCGGTGTTCGGCCGCTGGTCGGCGCTGGTCGGCCCGGACATCGCCGAGCACTGCCGGCCGGAGACGCTCACCGAGGGCGAGCTGCTCGTGATCGCCGAGTCGACGGCCTGGGCCACGCAGCTGCGACTGCTGGCGCCGACCATCCTCGGCAAGCTGCGTGCGCAGATCGGCGGGGACGTCGTGACCCGCCTGCGCGTTGTCGGACCGACGGCCCCCAGCTGGAAGAAGGGTCCGCGCTCGGTGCGCGGGCGGGGGCCGCGGGACACGTACGGATAG
- the gnd gene encoding phosphogluconate dehydrogenase (NAD(+)-dependent, decarboxylating): protein MQLGLIGLGKMGGNMAERLRRAGHEVVGYDRAPGKRDVESLPELVEALSAPRVVWVMVPSGEPTRATVKELSELLSPGDVIIEGGNSKYTDDQVHDVMCREKGVGYIDAGVSGGVWGLENGYALMVGGTKDDVAKSQPIFDALKPPAPHDESGQELPGAGFVHAGPVGAGHFSKMVHNGIEYALMQAYGEGYELLAAVDLIEDVPGVIASWTQGTVIRSWLLDLLVRALQEDPELEQITGYAEDSGEGRWTVEQAIENAVPMPTIAASLFARFVSRQDDSPTMKAVAALRNQFGGHAVRAVQAEEAEKPA, encoded by the coding sequence GTGCAGTTGGGGCTGATCGGGCTGGGCAAGATGGGCGGCAACATGGCCGAGCGGCTGCGCCGTGCCGGCCACGAGGTGGTCGGCTACGACCGCGCGCCGGGGAAGCGCGACGTCGAGAGCCTGCCCGAGCTCGTGGAGGCGCTGTCCGCGCCGCGGGTCGTCTGGGTGATGGTGCCCTCCGGCGAGCCGACCCGGGCGACCGTCAAGGAGCTGTCCGAGCTGCTCAGCCCGGGCGACGTGATCATCGAGGGCGGCAACTCGAAGTACACCGACGACCAGGTGCACGACGTGATGTGCCGGGAGAAGGGCGTCGGCTACATCGACGCGGGCGTCTCCGGCGGCGTCTGGGGCCTGGAGAACGGCTACGCGCTGATGGTCGGCGGCACCAAGGACGACGTCGCCAAGTCCCAGCCGATCTTCGACGCGCTGAAGCCGCCCGCCCCGCATGACGAGTCGGGCCAGGAGCTGCCGGGAGCAGGGTTCGTGCACGCCGGGCCCGTCGGTGCCGGTCACTTCAGCAAGATGGTCCACAACGGCATCGAGTACGCGCTGATGCAGGCCTACGGCGAGGGCTACGAGCTGCTCGCCGCCGTCGACCTGATCGAGGACGTGCCCGGCGTCATCGCGTCCTGGACGCAGGGCACCGTCATCCGCTCCTGGCTGCTGGACCTGCTGGTCCGGGCCCTGCAGGAGGACCCGGAGCTCGAGCAGATCACCGGTTACGCCGAGGACTCCGGCGAGGGCCGGTGGACCGTCGAGCAGGCCATCGAGAACGCCGTCCCGATGCCGACGATCGCGGCGTCGCTGTTCGCCCGCTTCGTCTCGCGCCAGGACGACTCCCCGACCATGAAGGCCGTCGCAGCGCTGCGGAACCAGTTCGGCGGGCACGCCGTGCGCGCCGTCCAGGCGGAAGAGGCCGAGAAGCCCGCATGA
- a CDS encoding SDR family oxidoreductase codes for MASDAPKLCLVTGATGYIGGRLVPELLAAGHRVRVMTRSPERLRGRPWADQVELARADATDADQVAAACAGVDVVYYLIHALGGGTAFENTDRRAAEVMARAARGADVGRLVYLGALRPQGEELSPHLRSRTEVAEILLASGVPTAVLRAAVVLGSGSASFEMLRYLTERLPVMVTPRWVHSRIQPIAVRDVLRYLVGCARLPTSVHRAFDIGGPDVMTYAEMMQRYAEVADLPRRRILPVPFFSPSLSSHWVGLITPVPAGIARPLVESLRNTVVCSEHDIAVHVPDPPDGLLGFDEAVRLAVARVRDSAVATRWSGASVPGAPSDPLPTDPDWAGGSLYVDERTRSTSADAATLWRVVEGIGGDTGWYSFPLAWRARGRLDRMVGGVGLRRGRRDAHDLLVGDALDFWRVEELDEGRLLRLRAEMRLPGLAWLEFHVEHGRGTDGATTDEGGSTVLRQRATFAPHGLAGHAYWWAVAAFHGFVFGGMVRGIVRAAEQRS; via the coding sequence GTGGCCTCCGACGCACCGAAGCTCTGCCTCGTCACCGGCGCGACCGGCTACATCGGCGGCCGGCTGGTCCCCGAGCTGCTGGCCGCCGGGCATCGCGTGCGGGTCATGACCCGCTCCCCCGAGCGCCTCCGGGGCCGGCCGTGGGCCGACCAGGTCGAGCTCGCCCGCGCCGATGCCACGGACGCCGATCAGGTCGCGGCGGCCTGCGCCGGGGTGGACGTCGTCTACTACCTGATCCACGCGCTGGGCGGGGGTACGGCCTTCGAGAACACCGACCGCCGCGCCGCCGAGGTCATGGCCCGGGCGGCGCGCGGCGCGGACGTGGGGCGCCTGGTCTACCTCGGCGCCCTCCGGCCGCAGGGGGAGGAACTGTCGCCGCACCTGCGCTCGCGGACCGAGGTCGCCGAGATCCTGCTCGCGTCGGGTGTCCCCACGGCCGTGCTGCGTGCCGCGGTCGTGCTGGGGTCGGGGTCGGCGTCCTTCGAGATGCTGCGGTATCTGACCGAGCGGCTGCCCGTCATGGTGACGCCGCGCTGGGTGCACAGCCGGATCCAGCCGATCGCCGTCCGCGACGTGCTCAGGTACCTGGTCGGCTGCGCCCGGCTGCCCACCTCGGTGCACCGGGCGTTCGACATCGGCGGCCCGGACGTCATGACCTACGCCGAGATGATGCAGCGGTACGCCGAGGTCGCCGACCTCCCCCGGCGCCGGATCCTGCCGGTCCCGTTCTTCTCCCCGTCGCTGTCCAGCCACTGGGTCGGGCTGATCACGCCGGTGCCGGCCGGGATCGCGCGCCCCCTGGTCGAATCGCTGCGCAACACCGTCGTCTGCAGCGAGCACGACATCGCCGTCCACGTCCCGGACCCTCCGGACGGCCTGCTCGGCTTCGACGAGGCGGTGCGCCTGGCGGTCGCTCGGGTCCGGGACTCCGCCGTCGCCACCCGCTGGTCGGGCGCCTCGGTGCCCGGCGCGCCGTCCGACCCGCTGCCCACCGACCCGGACTGGGCCGGCGGCAGCCTGTACGTCGACGAGCGGACGCGATCGACGTCGGCGGACGCCGCAACCCTCTGGCGGGTCGTGGAGGGCATCGGCGGGGACACCGGCTGGTACTCCTTCCCGCTGGCCTGGCGGGCGCGCGGCCGGCTGGACCGCATGGTCGGTGGGGTGGGCCTGCGCCGCGGGCGGCGGGACGCCCACGACCTTCTCGTCGGCGACGCCCTCGACTTCTGGCGGGTGGAGGAGCTCGACGAGGGCCGGCTGCTGCGGCTGCGCGCCGAGATGCGGTTGCCCGGGTTGGCCTGGTTGGAGTTCCACGTGGAACACGGCCGCGGAACCGACGGCGCGACCACGGACGAGGGAGGGAGCACCGTGCTGCGCCAACGGGCGACCTTCGCACCGCACGGCCTGGCCGGCCACGCCTACTGGTGGGCCGTGGCCGCCTTCCACGGGTTCGTCTTCGGCGGGATGGTGCGCGGGATCGTGCGGGCGGCCGAGCAGCGCAGCTGA
- the dnaN gene encoding DNA polymerase III subunit beta: MKFRVAREVLADAVAWTARSLPPRPSVPVLAGILLEVDGNQLSVSGFDYEVSARAEVDVNATEAGRVLVPGRLLAEITRALPPHQVDITAEGPRLSITCGNARFSLPTLPVEDYPSLPSMPSSAGLVDSDVFAEAVGQVAVAAGRDDTLPMLTGVRLEIEDDLITLAATDRYRLAVREFAWRPETPGVSAAVLVPARTLADAAKTLTSGPEIVLSLASGSSGEGILGLSGKDRQTTTRLLDAEFVKYRAIMPNESNSHATLPVGLFTDAAKRVALVAERGTPLRCEFTPGQVTLRAGGSDEEGQAEERCDVEFDGEPLTIGFNPTFLLDGLAAVHSERARMDFTSPLKPAVLSGVEEPAADDGRPEKPAERSGSYRYLIMPVRLPG; this comes from the coding sequence ATGAAGTTCCGGGTGGCACGTGAGGTGCTCGCCGACGCCGTCGCCTGGACGGCACGCAGCCTGCCGCCGCGTCCCTCCGTGCCGGTCCTGGCCGGGATCCTGCTCGAGGTCGACGGGAACCAGCTGTCGGTCTCCGGGTTCGACTACGAGGTGTCCGCCCGCGCCGAGGTCGACGTGAACGCCACCGAGGCCGGCCGCGTCCTCGTACCGGGCCGGCTGCTCGCGGAGATCACCCGGGCGCTACCGCCGCACCAGGTGGACATCACGGCCGAGGGTCCGCGGCTGTCGATCACCTGCGGCAACGCCCGCTTCAGCCTGCCGACGCTGCCGGTCGAGGACTATCCCTCCCTGCCGTCGATGCCGTCGTCGGCCGGGCTGGTCGACAGCGACGTCTTCGCCGAGGCGGTCGGCCAGGTGGCCGTGGCCGCAGGCCGCGACGACACCCTCCCGATGCTCACCGGCGTCCGGCTGGAGATCGAGGACGACCTGATCACCCTGGCCGCCACCGACCGGTACCGGCTGGCGGTGCGCGAGTTCGCCTGGCGGCCGGAGACCCCGGGGGTGTCCGCCGCGGTCCTCGTGCCCGCCCGCACCCTGGCCGACGCGGCCAAGACGCTGACCAGCGGGCCGGAGATCGTGCTCTCGCTGGCGTCCGGCAGCTCCGGCGAGGGGATCCTCGGCCTGTCGGGCAAGGACCGGCAGACGACGACGCGCCTGCTCGACGCGGAGTTCGTGAAGTACCGCGCGATCATGCCCAACGAGTCGAACTCGCACGCCACGCTGCCGGTGGGACTGTTCACCGACGCCGCCAAGCGCGTGGCCCTGGTAGCCGAGCGCGGCACGCCGCTGCGCTGCGAGTTCACCCCCGGGCAGGTCACCCTGCGCGCCGGCGGCAGCGACGAGGAGGGGCAGGCCGAGGAGCGCTGCGACGTCGAGTTCGACGGCGAGCCGCTGACCATCGGCTTCAACCCGACGTTCCTGCTCGACGGACTGGCCGCGGTGCACAGCGAGCGGGCGCGGATGGACTTCACCAGCCCGCTCAAGCCGGCCGTGCTCTCCGGCGTCGAGGAGCCGGCCGCCGACGACGGCCGGCCGGAGAAGCCGGCCGAGCGCAGCGGGAGCTACCGCTACCTGATCATGCCGGTGCGGCTGCCCGGCTGA
- the gyrB gene encoding DNA topoisomerase (ATP-hydrolyzing) subunit B, with the protein MVAATQTENAYSGSSITVLEGLEAVRKRPGMYIGSTGERGLHHMVWEVVDNSVDEALAGHADRVHVTLLADGGVRVEDNGRGIPVDMHPVEKRPTVEVIMTVLHAGGKFDGKSYGVSGGLHGVGVTVVNALSTRLDVNVWRDGTEWKQSYAYAKPGPLEQVGPTKKRGTAITFWADGDIFETTHYSFDTINRRLQEMAFLNKGLTIVLRDERPGHSKAESGLSDEVTLAEAAPDAGAGDVPFEPTEVTYKYDAGLIDYVAHINAKKSPIHKSVVSFAAEGTGKNDMAMSIDVAMQWSEAYSESVYTFANIINTHEGGTHEEGFRAALTSIVNRYAEEKKLFKGKDEKLTGEDIREGLAAIVSVKLGDPQFEGQTKTKLGNTEVKGFVQRVCNEQIGHWFEANPTEAKMIINKASSAARARRAAQDARKLARKNLLSNNSLPGKLADCRSTDPRNSEVYIVEGDSAGGSAKSGRDSMFQAILPIRGKIINVEKARIDRVLKNNEVQSMITAFGTGIHDEFDLSKLRYHKIILMADADVDGQHIRTLLLTLLFRFMRPLVEAGHVYLAQPPLYKIKWGGKVADEYVYTDREKDAVLKAAAADGRKPPKDDAIQRFKGLGEMNAKELWETTMDPETRILLQVTLEDAATADELFSVLMGEDVEARRSFITRNARDVRFLDV; encoded by the coding sequence GTGGTCGCAGCAACGCAGACCGAGAACGCCTACTCCGGCAGCTCCATCACCGTCCTCGAGGGTCTCGAGGCGGTCCGGAAGCGCCCCGGCATGTACATCGGTTCCACGGGCGAGCGCGGCCTGCACCACATGGTGTGGGAGGTCGTGGACAACTCCGTCGACGAGGCGCTGGCGGGGCACGCCGACCGGGTCCACGTCACCCTGCTGGCCGACGGCGGCGTCCGGGTCGAGGACAACGGCCGCGGCATCCCGGTGGACATGCACCCGGTCGAGAAGCGGCCCACCGTCGAGGTGATCATGACCGTCCTGCACGCGGGCGGGAAGTTCGACGGCAAGAGCTACGGGGTCTCCGGCGGTCTGCACGGCGTCGGCGTCACCGTCGTGAACGCCCTGTCCACCCGGCTGGACGTCAACGTCTGGCGGGACGGGACCGAGTGGAAGCAGAGCTACGCCTACGCCAAGCCCGGCCCGCTGGAGCAGGTCGGCCCCACCAAGAAGCGCGGCACCGCGATCACCTTCTGGGCCGACGGCGACATCTTCGAGACGACGCACTACTCGTTCGACACGATCAACCGCCGCCTGCAGGAGATGGCCTTCCTCAACAAGGGCCTGACGATCGTGCTGCGCGACGAGCGGCCGGGGCACAGCAAGGCCGAGTCCGGTCTGTCCGACGAGGTCACCCTCGCCGAGGCCGCGCCGGATGCGGGCGCCGGCGACGTGCCCTTCGAGCCCACCGAGGTCACGTACAAGTACGACGCCGGCCTCATCGACTACGTCGCGCACATCAACGCCAAGAAGAGCCCGATCCACAAGTCGGTCGTCAGCTTCGCCGCCGAGGGCACCGGCAAGAACGACATGGCCATGTCGATCGACGTCGCGATGCAGTGGTCCGAGGCGTATTCGGAGTCGGTCTACACCTTCGCCAACATCATCAACACCCACGAGGGCGGCACGCACGAGGAGGGCTTCCGTGCGGCACTGACCTCGATCGTCAACCGGTACGCCGAGGAGAAGAAGCTCTTCAAAGGCAAGGACGAGAAGCTCACCGGCGAGGACATCCGCGAGGGCCTGGCCGCCATCGTCTCGGTGAAGCTGGGCGACCCGCAGTTCGAGGGCCAGACCAAGACCAAGCTCGGCAACACCGAGGTCAAGGGGTTCGTCCAGCGGGTCTGCAACGAGCAGATCGGGCACTGGTTCGAGGCCAACCCGACCGAGGCGAAGATGATCATCAACAAGGCCTCGTCGGCCGCGCGGGCCCGCCGGGCGGCGCAGGACGCCCGCAAGCTGGCCCGCAAGAACCTGCTCAGCAACAACTCGCTCCCGGGCAAGCTCGCCGACTGCCGCTCGACCGACCCGCGCAACTCCGAGGTCTACATCGTCGAGGGCGACTCGGCCGGCGGCTCGGCCAAGTCCGGCCGCGACTCGATGTTCCAGGCGATCCTGCCGATCCGCGGGAAGATCATCAACGTCGAGAAGGCGCGCATCGACCGGGTCCTCAAGAACAACGAGGTCCAGTCGATGATCACCGCGTTCGGCACCGGCATCCACGACGAGTTCGACCTGTCGAAGCTGCGCTATCACAAGATCATCCTGATGGCCGACGCCGATGTCGACGGCCAGCACATCCGGACGCTGCTGCTCACCCTGCTGTTCCGCTTCATGCGGCCGCTGGTCGAGGCCGGCCACGTCTACCTGGCCCAGCCGCCGCTGTACAAGATCAAGTGGGGCGGGAAGGTCGCGGACGAGTACGTCTACACCGACCGCGAGAAGGACGCCGTCCTCAAGGCTGCGGCCGCCGACGGCCGCAAGCCGCCCAAGGACGACGCGATCCAGCGGTTCAAGGGCCTCGGTGAGATGAACGCCAAGGAGCTGTGGGAGACGACGATGGATCCGG
- the yidD gene encoding membrane protein insertion efficiency factor YidD: MRRALLAAIRFYSRAISPALPPRCRFYPTCSAYAAEAVERHGAARGTWLALRRLAKCAPWHPGGVDFVPGARESSGTAEVSHSSSTAESPAPVHGGGLSAARRPHPAAPPDLRRANEESSVA; encoded by the coding sequence ATGCGGCGCGCCCTCCTCGCGGCCATCCGCTTCTACTCGCGGGCGATCAGTCCGGCCCTGCCGCCGCGGTGCCGCTTCTACCCGACCTGCAGCGCCTATGCCGCCGAGGCCGTGGAGCGGCACGGGGCAGCGCGCGGAACCTGGCTCGCGCTGCGTCGGCTGGCGAAGTGCGCGCCGTGGCATCCCGGCGGGGTGGACTTCGTGCCCGGCGCTCGCGAGTCGTCCGGAACCGCAGAGGTCAGCCACTCGTCGAGCACTGCAGAGTCGCCAGCGCCGGTACACGGCGGCGGACTCTCAGCCGCCCGCCGTCCCCATCCAGCCGCCCCGCCGGACCTCCGCCGGGCGAACGAGGAGTCCTCCGTTGCTTGA
- the rnpA gene encoding ribonuclease P protein component — MLPAQARLRRRPEFTAVVRSGRRAGRPTMVLHYLSERPEQAAGSRTSRAATGGNPVSPDAAPPGARAGFVVGKAVGNSVVRHRVTRRLRAVVREELHRLPPTADLVVRARPEAGTATSELLRRDLVSGLDRLLGERVRHR, encoded by the coding sequence GTGCTGCCCGCGCAGGCACGCCTGCGCCGGCGTCCGGAGTTCACCGCGGTCGTCCGGTCCGGCAGGCGCGCCGGGCGGCCGACCATGGTGCTCCATTACCTCTCCGAACGGCCCGAGCAGGCCGCCGGTTCTCGGACGTCGCGGGCGGCGACAGGCGGTAACCCTGTGTCCCCCGACGCGGCCCCGCCCGGCGCCCGGGCAGGTTTCGTCGTCGGCAAGGCCGTCGGCAACTCGGTGGTCCGCCACCGCGTGACCCGGCGGCTGCGAGCCGTGGTGCGCGAGGAGCTGCACCGGCTCCCCCCGACCGCCGACCTCGTCGTCCGGGCGCGACCGGAGGCCGGAACCGCGACGTCCGAGCTGTTGCGCCGTGACCTGGTGTCCGGCCTGGACCGCCTGCTGGGCGAGCGGGTCCGGCACCGATGA
- the recF gene encoding DNA replication/repair protein RecF (All proteins in this family for which functions are known are DNA-binding proteins that assist the filamentation of RecA onto DNA for the initiation of recombination or recombinational repair.): MPWAEVYVRHLQLGSFRSWERVDLALGPGPTVFVGRNGEGKTNLVEAVGYLATMSSHRVSSDAPMVRHGDSQAVVRAALRSGDRELLVEIEINPGRANRVRVNRGPLPRPRELLGLVRTVLFAPEDLALVRGDPTERRRFLDELLVTRTPRLAGVRSDYDRVLKQRNALLKTARLARGKAIETLDVWDGHLTDFGGQLLAARLQLIADLAPHLSEAYAGVAGVGAAVAALGYTSTVPLAGDGTAVVPGAPAPSAGELTAAMRERIGERRGDELDRGMTLVGPHRDDLVIHLGPSPAKGFASHGESWSLALGLKLATFALLRGDGEDPILILDDVFATLDAERRAALAAVAGSAEQTLITAAVLDDVPEELRGARVEVGGGFAVLVKDGAAAGQEAS, from the coding sequence GTGCCGTGGGCTGAGGTGTACGTCCGGCACCTGCAACTGGGGTCGTTCCGCAGCTGGGAGCGGGTCGACCTCGCGCTCGGCCCCGGCCCCACGGTGTTCGTCGGCCGCAACGGCGAGGGCAAGACCAACCTCGTCGAGGCCGTCGGCTACCTGGCCACGATGAGCAGTCACCGGGTGTCCAGCGACGCCCCGATGGTCCGGCACGGCGACAGCCAGGCCGTGGTCCGGGCCGCGCTGCGCAGCGGGGACCGGGAGCTGCTGGTCGAGATCGAGATCAACCCGGGCCGCGCGAACCGTGTCCGCGTCAACCGCGGCCCGCTGCCGCGGCCCCGGGAGCTGCTGGGCCTGGTGCGGACGGTGCTGTTCGCGCCCGAGGACCTCGCGCTGGTGCGCGGCGACCCCACCGAACGGCGGAGGTTCCTCGACGAGCTGCTGGTCACCCGTACGCCGCGGCTGGCCGGCGTGCGGTCGGACTACGACCGCGTGCTCAAGCAGCGCAACGCGCTGCTGAAGACCGCTCGCCTGGCCCGGGGAAAGGCGATCGAGACCCTCGACGTCTGGGACGGTCACCTCACCGACTTCGGTGGCCAGCTGCTGGCCGCGCGCCTGCAGCTGATCGCCGACCTCGCCCCGCACCTGTCCGAGGCCTACGCCGGCGTCGCCGGCGTAGGGGCTGCGGTCGCCGCGCTGGGGTACACCTCGACGGTGCCGCTCGCCGGCGACGGGACGGCGGTCGTCCCAGGAGCGCCCGCGCCCTCGGCCGGTGAGCTGACCGCCGCCATGCGTGAGCGGATCGGCGAGCGGAGAGGCGACGAGCTGGACCGGGGCATGACCCTGGTCGGCCCGCACCGTGACGACCTCGTCATCCACCTGGGGCCATCGCCGGCCAAGGGGTTCGCCAGCCACGGGGAGTCCTGGTCACTGGCGCTCGGGCTGAAGCTCGCGACCTTCGCCCTCCTGAGGGGGGACGGAGAGGACCCCATCCTGATCCTGGACGACGTCTTCGCGACCCTGGACGCCGAGCGGCGCGCGGCGCTGGCCGCGGTGGCCGGATCCGCCGAGCAGACCTTGATCACCGCCGCGGTGCTCGACGACGTGCCGGAGGAGCTGCGCGGGGCCCGGGTCGAGGTGGGCGGCGGGTTCGCCGTCCTGGTGAAGGACGGGGCCGCGGCCGGACAGGAGGCCTCGTGA
- the dnaA gene encoding chromosomal replication initiator protein DnaA, which produces MADATLDLATVWDQIRERLATSLSPQQNAMLNLTRPLGLVEDTAVLAAPNEFTQTVLESRMRRVLAEALSEQFGRDIRVAVQLEDAPAEPRSEPRDEEPTRRPWTAAEVQRAEEDRASRDRADDGRSAFGVRTDVVGSAPWDRDGSDERPVRADSEVRELRPADRAPVDRGAPEDWATTTWGSEPSRDWGGAGDGRSADVLPFDLDGPAGGDRRGSPAGGAGRGRRPDSGRPAGLDPGLNPKYVFDSFVIGNSNRFAHAAAVAVAEAPARAYNPLFIYGESGLGKTHLLHAIGHYAARMFPNVKVRYVSTEEFTNEFINLVHSGRAEDFRRRYRDIDFLLIDDIQFLERAERTQEEFFHTFNTLHNASKQIVITSDRAPKKLTTLEDRLRTRFEWGLITDVQAPDLETRIAILRKKAWGERLQVPDAVLEFIASKVQTNIRELEGALIRVTAFASLNKQQVDLPLAELVLKDLISDEQGPQITAAIIMAATAEYFSVTMEELQGSNRSRTLVNARQIAMYLCRELTELSLPRIGASFGGKDHTTVMHAVKKITNLMSERRATYTQVTELTARIKSRARQ; this is translated from the coding sequence ATGGCCGATGCCACGCTGGACCTGGCGACCGTCTGGGACCAGATCCGCGAGCGGCTGGCGACGAGCCTGTCCCCTCAGCAGAACGCGATGCTCAACCTGACCCGCCCACTGGGTCTGGTCGAGGACACCGCCGTCCTCGCCGCTCCCAACGAGTTCACCCAGACCGTGCTGGAGTCCCGCATGCGCCGGGTGCTCGCCGAGGCGCTGTCCGAGCAGTTCGGCCGCGACATCCGCGTCGCCGTCCAGCTGGAGGACGCACCGGCCGAGCCCCGGTCGGAGCCGCGCGACGAGGAACCCACCCGGCGACCGTGGACGGCGGCCGAGGTGCAGCGCGCCGAGGAGGACCGCGCCAGCCGCGACCGCGCCGACGACGGCCGGAGCGCCTTCGGCGTCCGGACCGATGTGGTCGGGTCCGCGCCCTGGGACCGGGACGGCTCCGACGAGCGACCGGTGCGCGCCGACTCCGAGGTGCGCGAGCTCCGCCCGGCCGACCGGGCGCCGGTCGACCGTGGCGCCCCGGAGGACTGGGCCACCACGACGTGGGGCTCGGAGCCGAGCCGTGACTGGGGCGGGGCCGGCGACGGTCGATCCGCCGACGTCCTGCCCTTCGACCTCGACGGTCCGGCCGGCGGGGACCGGCGTGGTTCTCCCGCCGGCGGGGCAGGGCGGGGTCGCCGTCCCGACTCCGGCCGCCCGGCCGGCCTGGACCCCGGGTTGAACCCCAAGTACGTCTTCGACAGTTTCGTCATCGGCAACAGCAACCGGTTCGCCCATGCCGCGGCGGTGGCCGTGGCCGAGGCACCGGCCCGCGCCTACAACCCCTTGTTCATCTACGGCGAGTCCGGCCTGGGCAAGACCCACCTGTTGCACGCGATCGGGCACTACGCGGCGCGGATGTTCCCGAACGTGAAGGTGCGCTACGTCAGCACCGAGGAGTTCACCAACGAGTTCATCAATCTCGTGCACTCCGGCCGGGCCGAGGACTTCCGCCGTCGCTACCGGGACATCGACTTCCTGCTGATCGACGACATCCAGTTCCTCGAGCGGGCCGAGCGCACGCAGGAGGAGTTCTTCCACACGTTCAACACGCTGCACAACGCCAGCAAGCAGATCGTCATCACCTCCGACCGTGCGCCGAAGAAGCTGACGACGCTGGAGGACAGGCTGCGCACCCGGTTCGAGTGGGGTCTGATCACCGACGTCCAGGCGCCCGATCTCGAGACCCGCATCGCCATCCTGCGCAAGAAGGCGTGGGGCGAGCGGCTGCAGGTCCCCGACGCCGTCCTGGAGTTCATCGCCAGCAAGGTGCAGACCAACATCCGGGAGCTCGAGGGCGCGCTGATCCGCGTGACCGCGTTTGCCAGCCTCAACAAGCAGCAGGTCGACCTGCCGCTGGCCGAGCTGGTGCTCAAGGACCTGATCAGCGACGAGCAGGGGCCGCAGATCACCGCGGCGATCATCATGGCCGCCACCGCGGAGTACTTCTCGGTGACGATGGAGGAGCTCCAGGGCTCCAACCGCAGCCGGACGCTCGTCAACGCGCGCCAGATCGCGATGTACCTCTGCCGCGAGCTGACCGAGCTGTCGCTGCCGCGGATCGGTGCATCCTTCGGCGGCAAGGACCACACGACCGTCATGCACGCGGTCAAGAAGATCACCAACCTGATGAGCGAGCGGCGGGCGACCTACACGCAGGTCACCGAGCTCACGGCCCGCATCAAGAGCCGCGCAAGGCAATGA
- the rpmH gene encoding 50S ribosomal protein L34 yields MSKRTFQPNNRRRSKTHGFRLRMRTRAGRAILAGRRRKGREKLSA; encoded by the coding sequence GTGAGCAAGCGCACGTTCCAGCCGAACAACCGCCGACGGTCGAAGACCCACGGCTTCCGGCTGCGGATGCGGACCCGCGCGGGCCGGGCGATCCTCGCCGGTCGTCGGCGCAAGGGTCGCGAGAAGCTCTCCGCCTGA